A DNA window from Halorubrum sp. DM2 contains the following coding sequences:
- a CDS encoding transcription initiation factor IIB — protein sequence MERPSRQRQQEQDTERETDESTVACPECDSENIVTDADQELVCEDCGLVLDERNIDRGPEWRAFNHNERQSKSRVGAPITETMHDKGLTTTIDWKDKDAYGRSLSSEKRSQMHRLRKWQERIRTKDAGERNLQFALSEIDRMASALGVPRSVREVASVIYRRALNEDLIRGRSIEGVSTAALYAACRQEGIPRSLDEVADVSRVPQKEIGRTYRYISQELGLELKPVDPKQFVPRFASALELSEEVQSKATEIIDVSAEQGLLSGKSPTGFAAAAIYAASLLCNEKKTQREVADVAQVTEVTIRNRYQEQIEAMGFR from the coding sequence ATGGAACGTCCGAGTCGCCAGCGGCAACAGGAGCAGGACACGGAGCGAGAAACGGACGAATCGACGGTTGCCTGTCCGGAGTGTGACTCGGAGAACATCGTCACGGACGCCGACCAGGAGTTGGTCTGTGAGGACTGCGGGCTCGTCTTGGACGAACGGAACATCGACCGCGGGCCGGAGTGGCGCGCGTTCAATCACAACGAGCGGCAGTCGAAGTCGCGCGTCGGCGCGCCGATCACGGAGACGATGCACGACAAGGGGCTGACGACGACGATCGACTGGAAGGACAAGGACGCGTACGGCCGCTCGCTTTCCTCCGAGAAGCGGTCGCAGATGCACCGTCTACGGAAGTGGCAGGAGCGGATTCGGACGAAGGACGCGGGCGAGCGCAACCTCCAGTTCGCGCTCTCCGAGATCGACCGGATGGCGAGCGCGCTCGGCGTTCCGCGGTCGGTACGCGAGGTCGCGTCCGTCATCTATCGACGGGCGCTCAACGAGGATCTGATCCGCGGCCGCTCCATCGAGGGCGTCTCCACCGCCGCGCTGTACGCCGCCTGCCGGCAGGAGGGGATCCCCCGCAGCCTCGACGAGGTCGCGGACGTCTCTCGGGTCCCGCAGAAGGAGATCGGACGCACGTATCGATACATCTCGCAGGAACTCGGGTTGGAGCTGAAGCCGGTCGACCCCAAGCAGTTCGTCCCGCGGTTCGCCTCCGCGCTCGAACTGAGCGAGGAAGTCCAGTCGAAGGCGACCGAGATAATCGATGTCTCCGCCGAGCAGGGGCTGCTCTCCGGGAAGTCGCCGACGGGTTTCGCGGCGGCCGCCATCTACGCGGCCTCGCTTTTGTGTAACGAGAAGAAGACCCAACGCGAGGTCGCCGACGTGGCCCAAGTCACCGAGGTCACCATCCGAAACCGCTATCAGGAGCAGATCGAAGCGATGGGCTTCCGCTAG
- a CDS encoding METTL5 family protein, whose translation MATKRSLATKLGVVAGFERPDAALEQYPTPPELAAHVVHLADLHGDVEGRTVIDLGAGTGMLSLAAALRGPARVVGLELDGDALGVARANERRVAASAPVHWVRGDATRPPLAVTEPATVVMNPPFGAQDGNRNADRAFLATASDIADVSYSVHNGGSREFIEAFAADEGGEVTHAFAAEFRIEAQFDHHTEDARDVDTEVYRIEWT comes from the coding sequence ATGGCGACGAAGCGGTCGCTCGCCACGAAACTCGGCGTCGTCGCCGGCTTCGAGCGTCCCGACGCCGCCCTCGAACAGTACCCGACGCCCCCCGAACTGGCCGCCCACGTGGTCCACCTCGCCGACCTCCACGGCGACGTCGAGGGGCGTACAGTGATCGATCTGGGCGCTGGCACCGGGATGCTCTCGCTCGCCGCGGCGCTGCGCGGTCCGGCCCGCGTCGTCGGTCTCGAACTCGACGGCGACGCGCTGGGGGTCGCCCGGGCCAACGAGCGCCGCGTCGCGGCCAGCGCCCCGGTCCACTGGGTCCGCGGCGACGCCACCCGACCCCCGCTCGCCGTCACCGAGCCGGCGACCGTCGTCATGAATCCCCCGTTCGGTGCGCAGGACGGGAACCGCAACGCGGACCGCGCGTTCCTCGCGACTGCAAGCGACATCGCGGACGTCTCCTACTCGGTCCACAACGGCGGCAGCCGGGAGTTCATCGAGGCGTTCGCCGCCGACGAGGGCGGCGAGGTGACTCACGCGTTCGCGGCCGAGTTCCGGATCGAGGCGCAGTTCGACCACCACACCGAGGACGCGCGCGACGTCGACACCGAAGTGTACCGGATCGAGTGGACCTGA
- a CDS encoding rhomboid family protein: MVAEALTSDAVHLAAGAAGVVVALAAVFLVDRPAGDWTRALRSRLLLGVPWGTLAVIAGVVAVYLFVQSGIDDPNRPVVIPFRSWSYFYPEGLLWSSFAHSSRGHITGNLLSALVAGGLGEYAYGHFPGGREVDDADPLAVRLRRLPSRARGLPDRTRTLPRRLRTLPRRLRRLPTRIAAAESLASNPYVRAFLIVPGAAVAFGLASALFALGPVIGFSIVVFAYWGFALVARPVAAIIAMAGTTLVGVLYDALRVPVAFAEASPSYGAPSWANIAIQGHALGLIGGALIAVVLVRRRSRDRSDGRRESSDPGSADADATASRWSRHPTATAADRGSDADPTERSALVVFGALLLFGASRRLWAVYWYLGNEQYELYRAVGIGLLAVLGAIVAVAAVSRDDPLWPDRAVPNPETLRSGIRSATPAAIGLLLLVAALAVVAGPGVVPNLVAVDEGDLPGDPIEVEGYQVTYAENVENRLVGVVNVEAFGRSTSVNTSGVIVSDPDREIWTTAVSKGNLAFWGYRAVDVGGTGWRETVWVQRVGWVATGGGPTYRVDAVRNETRRTLFTSDPARAEPRIDGRNVTVAATRGGFELRVDGPGGNASAPLPATNESVTLRGVELRRENEAVFAQRGETRVRIAQRERYEGRQ, encoded by the coding sequence ATGGTCGCGGAGGCGCTGACGTCGGACGCCGTTCACCTCGCCGCGGGGGCCGCGGGCGTCGTCGTCGCGCTCGCCGCGGTGTTCCTCGTCGACCGCCCGGCCGGCGACTGGACGCGGGCACTCCGCTCGCGGCTCCTCCTCGGCGTCCCGTGGGGAACGCTCGCCGTGATCGCGGGCGTGGTCGCGGTGTACCTGTTCGTCCAGTCGGGGATCGACGATCCGAACCGGCCGGTCGTGATCCCGTTCCGGTCGTGGTCGTACTTCTACCCGGAGGGCCTCCTCTGGTCCAGCTTCGCGCACTCGAGCCGCGGACATATCACCGGGAACCTCCTGTCCGCGCTCGTCGCCGGCGGCCTCGGCGAGTACGCGTACGGTCACTTCCCCGGCGGACGCGAGGTCGACGACGCAGACCCCCTCGCAGTCCGGCTCCGGCGGCTGCCGAGTCGAGCGCGGGGCCTCCCGGATCGAACGCGGACGCTCCCGCGTCGCCTGCGGACGCTCCCGCGGCGACTCCGACGCCTGCCGACCCGGATCGCGGCCGCCGAGTCCCTCGCGTCGAACCCCTACGTTCGCGCGTTCCTGATCGTTCCGGGGGCCGCGGTCGCCTTCGGGCTCGCCTCCGCGCTGTTCGCGCTGGGACCGGTGATCGGCTTCTCGATCGTCGTGTTCGCGTACTGGGGCTTCGCGCTGGTCGCACGCCCCGTCGCCGCGATCATCGCGATGGCGGGAACGACGCTCGTCGGCGTCCTCTACGACGCCCTCCGGGTCCCCGTGGCGTTCGCCGAGGCGTCCCCTTCCTACGGCGCACCGAGCTGGGCGAACATCGCGATACAGGGGCACGCGCTCGGGCTCATCGGCGGCGCGCTGATCGCGGTCGTCCTCGTTCGACGCCGGAGCCGGGACCGGAGCGACGGACGCCGAGAATCGAGCGACCCCGGTAGCGCGGACGCGGACGCGACCGCGAGCAGATGGAGCCGCCATCCGACCGCGACCGCGGCGGACCGCGGGTCGGACGCGGATCCGACCGAGCGCTCTGCGCTCGTCGTGTTCGGCGCGCTGCTGCTGTTCGGTGCCTCGCGTCGACTGTGGGCGGTGTACTGGTACCTCGGGAACGAGCAGTACGAACTGTACCGCGCGGTCGGGATCGGACTGCTCGCCGTGCTGGGGGCGATCGTCGCGGTCGCCGCCGTCTCGCGCGACGACCCGCTGTGGCCGGATCGGGCGGTCCCGAACCCGGAGACGCTCCGGTCGGGGATCCGCTCCGCGACGCCCGCCGCGATCGGTCTCCTCCTGCTCGTCGCGGCGCTGGCGGTCGTCGCGGGACCGGGCGTCGTCCCGAACCTCGTCGCCGTCGACGAAGGCGACCTCCCCGGCGACCCGATCGAGGTCGAGGGGTATCAGGTGACCTACGCCGAGAACGTCGAGAACCGGCTCGTGGGGGTCGTCAACGTGGAGGCGTTCGGCCGTTCGACGTCGGTCAACACGTCGGGGGTGATCGTCAGCGACCCGGACCGCGAGATATGGACGACGGCCGTCTCGAAGGGGAACCTCGCGTTCTGGGGGTACCGCGCGGTCGACGTGGGCGGGACGGGGTGGCGCGAGACCGTCTGGGTCCAGCGGGTCGGCTGGGTCGCGACCGGCGGCGGCCCGACCTACCGGGTGGACGCGGTCCGCAACGAGACCAGACGGACGCTGTTCACGAGCGATCCGGCGCGGGCCGAACCCCGGATCGACGGCCGCAACGTCACCGTCGCGGCGACGCGGGGGGGGTTCGAACTGCGGGTCGATGGTCCCGGCGGAAACGCGAGCGCCCCGCTCCCGGCGACGAACGAGTCGGTGACGCTCCGAGGCGTCGAACTGCGCAGGGAGAACGAGGCCGTGTTCGCGCAGCGCGGCGAGACGCGCGTGCGGATCGCGCAGCGGGAGCGGTACGAGGGGCGGCAATAG
- a CDS encoding UPF0058 family protein, whose amino-acid sequence MHKDELLELHEQMVTIMEHFRAQETVDGSLFDPYDELDVEPSHVHKSKSEHKHAVFVLGNALANAMSEDEFSPAGRVGKRMEELADDAENKI is encoded by the coding sequence ATGCACAAAGACGAGCTGCTCGAACTCCACGAACAGATGGTGACGATCATGGAGCACTTCCGCGCGCAGGAGACGGTGGACGGGTCGCTGTTCGACCCGTACGACGAGCTCGACGTCGAGCCCTCTCACGTTCACAAATCGAAGAGCGAGCACAAACACGCCGTGTTCGTGCTCGGCAACGCCTTGGCGAACGCGATGAGCGAAGACGAGTTCTCGCCCGCCGGCCGCGTCGGCAAGCGGATGGAGGAGCTCGCCGACGACGCCGAAAACAAGATCTGA
- a CDS encoding ribbon-helix-helix domain-containing protein, with product MPRVKITVPEHLEMQIAQMVEEGEFLNREEAVEELLSTGIKAYKTSGPRDDDDSSGFEDEGMMGHEDEYVF from the coding sequence ATGCCACGAGTGAAGATAACGGTGCCGGAGCATCTGGAGATGCAGATCGCCCAGATGGTCGAGGAAGGCGAGTTCCTCAACCGGGAGGAGGCGGTCGAGGAACTGCTATCGACGGGCATCAAGGCGTACAAGACGAGCGGCCCCAGAGACGACGACGACTCCAGCGGGTTCGAGGACGAGGGGATGATGGGCCACGAAGACGAGTACGTCTTCTGA
- a CDS encoding sulfite oxidase-like oxidoreductase codes for MTASRTDSVEDLTELYREYGDDRLPPGQRETDGFPVLSKSGTPSWDPETFELEVWGAVEEPLSVSLDEFRDLPAVTQRQDFHCVTGWSKFDCEFTGVAFADLAERAGVSDDAEHVMFHSLDGYTTDLPLDECTKPGVQLAYGFDGDDLPADHGGPIRVVTPHKYAYKGAKWVSGVEFLTEKELGYWEKRGYSDTANPWNEERYS; via the coding sequence ATGACCGCATCCCGTACCGACTCCGTCGAGGACCTCACGGAGCTCTACCGCGAGTACGGCGACGACCGGCTCCCGCCGGGGCAGCGCGAGACCGACGGGTTCCCCGTCCTCTCGAAGAGCGGGACTCCCTCGTGGGACCCGGAGACGTTCGAACTCGAGGTGTGGGGCGCAGTCGAGGAGCCGCTCTCCGTCTCGCTCGACGAGTTCCGCGACCTCCCGGCCGTCACCCAGCGACAGGATTTCCACTGCGTGACGGGCTGGAGCAAGTTCGACTGCGAGTTCACGGGCGTCGCGTTCGCGGATCTCGCCGAGCGCGCCGGCGTGAGCGACGACGCCGAACACGTCATGTTCCACTCGCTCGACGGGTACACGACCGACCTCCCGCTCGACGAGTGTACGAAGCCGGGCGTCCAGCTCGCCTACGGCTTCGACGGCGACGACCTCCCGGCCGACCACGGCGGCCCGATCCGCGTCGTCACGCCGCATAAGTACGCGTACAAGGGCGCGAAGTGGGTCTCCGGCGTCGAGTTCCTCACGGAGAAGGAGCTGGGCTACTGGGAGAAGCGCGGGTACAGCGACACGGCGAACCCCTGGAACGAGGAGCGCTACAGCTGA
- a CDS encoding isochorismate synthase, with protein MEQARSRSSPPLVSRTTEIDEPAFTAAFDALPSPRTTWSAPDDALVLGGGAAATLTASGSDRFAAIREATTKLFEAGDVHAGTEAARPRVFGGFAFHEGACDGDPWRSFSEARFVLPRVQLTIADNGAWLTVNAVGDDADVSAVEDRLAREVDRFAALDGADTGDSPADRAARRPRPGIRESRRTTSRAAWRESVAAAVDRIRDGELRKVVLAQALEADLAADFPRAATLERLAEKYPDCHRYWFEPAGGERAFFGATPERLVSLRGRTVETDALAGTTGRGETPAEDEWLAQELLDDEKNVHEHELVAETVRDQLEPFAASVSAGERRVRRLATVQHLHTPITAELDADRHVLDLVEALHPTPAVGGLPPDRALETIRETEPFDRGWYAAPVGWIDAAGNGAFAVAIRSAVASRRRATLFAGVGIVSDSDPDREWDEVQLKYRPILDELEADADGADDSPDR; from the coding sequence ATGGAACAGGCGCGCTCGCGGTCGTCGCCGCCGCTGGTCAGCCGGACCACGGAGATCGACGAACCGGCGTTCACGGCGGCGTTCGACGCGCTCCCCTCCCCGCGCACGACTTGGAGCGCGCCCGACGACGCGTTGGTGCTCGGCGGCGGCGCGGCCGCGACGCTGACCGCGTCCGGAAGCGACCGGTTCGCCGCGATCCGCGAGGCGACGACGAAGCTGTTCGAGGCCGGCGACGTTCACGCCGGAACCGAGGCCGCCCGTCCCCGCGTCTTCGGCGGGTTCGCCTTCCACGAGGGGGCCTGCGACGGCGACCCGTGGCGGTCGTTCTCCGAGGCGCGGTTCGTGCTGCCGCGGGTCCAGCTGACGATCGCCGATAACGGCGCGTGGCTGACGGTCAACGCGGTCGGCGACGACGCCGACGTCTCCGCCGTCGAGGACCGGTTAGCGCGGGAGGTCGACCGCTTCGCGGCGCTCGACGGGGCGGACACCGGGGATTCGCCCGCCGACCGCGCCGCTCGCCGGCCCCGACCGGGGATCCGCGAGAGCCGTCGGACGACGAGCCGCGCGGCGTGGCGCGAGAGCGTCGCCGCCGCGGTCGATCGGATCCGCGACGGCGAGCTGCGGAAGGTGGTGTTGGCGCAGGCGCTGGAGGCCGACCTCGCCGCCGACTTCCCGCGGGCGGCCACGCTCGAACGGCTCGCGGAGAAGTACCCCGACTGCCACCGCTACTGGTTCGAACCCGCCGGCGGCGAGCGCGCCTTCTTCGGTGCCACCCCCGAGCGGCTGGTCTCGCTGCGCGGTCGGACCGTCGAGACCGACGCCCTCGCCGGGACGACCGGGCGCGGCGAGACGCCGGCCGAAGACGAGTGGCTCGCACAGGAGCTGCTCGACGACGAGAAGAACGTCCACGAACACGAGCTGGTCGCGGAGACCGTCCGCGACCAGCTGGAGCCGTTCGCGGCCTCCGTCTCCGCGGGCGAGCGGCGCGTCCGCCGGCTCGCGACCGTCCAGCACCTCCACACGCCGATCACCGCCGAACTCGACGCGGACCGCCACGTGCTCGACCTCGTCGAGGCGCTTCACCCGACGCCCGCGGTCGGGGGGCTCCCGCCGGACCGCGCGCTGGAGACGATCCGCGAGACGGAGCCGTTCGACCGCGGCTGGTACGCCGCCCCGGTCGGCTGGATCGACGCCGCGGGCAACGGCGCGTTCGCGGTCGCGATCCGCTCCGCCGTCGCGAGCCGGCGACGCGCCACGCTGTTCGCGGGCGTCGGCATCGTCTCCGACTCCGACCCCGACCGCGAGTGGGACGAAGTTCAGCTCAAGTACCGACCGATCCTCGACGAGCTGGAGGCGGACGCCGACGGAGCGGACGATTCGCCCGATCGGTAG
- a CDS encoding PAC2 family protein: MTRISVVDDVSLEDPTLIEGFPGVGLVGKIATDHIIDAHGMSHYANVHCDGLPPVTVYRESETAATTPVRLYADSENDLVALRSDVPVKPGAATEVAACLGAWFDEVDLFPVFLSGLGREKGEEPPELYGIATGDGGEALARAEVSEPPESGLVSGPTGAMLAAALEDGRDAVGLVVESDPQFPDPEAARTLIRDGIDPVAGIETPTDGLVEQATEIRNAKQQLAERMQAANEESTQAEPLKMFQ; this comes from the coding sequence ATGACGCGAATCTCCGTCGTCGACGACGTCTCGCTGGAGGATCCGACGCTGATCGAGGGGTTCCCCGGCGTCGGCCTGGTGGGCAAGATCGCGACTGACCACATAATCGACGCCCACGGGATGAGCCACTACGCGAACGTCCACTGCGACGGGCTCCCGCCGGTGACGGTCTACCGCGAGTCCGAGACGGCCGCGACGACGCCGGTGCGGCTGTACGCGGACTCCGAGAACGACCTCGTCGCGCTCCGCAGCGACGTGCCCGTGAAGCCGGGCGCGGCGACGGAGGTCGCGGCGTGTCTCGGAGCGTGGTTCGACGAGGTCGACCTGTTCCCGGTGTTCCTGTCGGGACTCGGCCGCGAGAAGGGCGAGGAGCCGCCCGAGCTGTACGGGATCGCGACCGGCGACGGCGGCGAGGCGCTCGCGCGCGCGGAAGTGTCGGAGCCGCCCGAGTCCGGCCTCGTCTCCGGGCCGACGGGCGCGATGCTGGCGGCCGCGCTGGAGGACGGTCGCGACGCGGTCGGGCTGGTCGTCGAGTCCGACCCGCAGTTCCCCGACCCCGAGGCGGCGCGGACGCTCATCCGCGACGGCATCGACCCCGTCGCCGGGATCGAGACGCCGACCGACGGGCTCGTGGAGCAGGCGACCGAAATCCGGAACGCGAAACAGCAGCTCGCGGAGCGGATGCAGGCGGCAAACGAAGAAAGCACGCAGGCCGAGCCGCTGAAGATGTTCCAGTGA
- a CDS encoding RsmB/NOP family class I SAM-dependent RNA methyltransferase, giving the protein MNPLDRYESLVDNVDAFRAACDRPLPSVVRTNEIAATPARVREAFDEAGVAYEAVDWHDGLFRLPDGNPGGNWPYVHGWTHGQEEVSVLPGLALDPQQGERVWDACAAPGSKTTQIADAMADEGTVVANDNNLGRLSALRHNAERLGITNAVVTNQDARNFSMKPLAFDEFDRALVDAPCSCEGTCRKNPDVLDEWTLDHVHAVAGIQKGVLARAVQATRPGGVVVYSTCTFAPEENEAVLDHVLAEEDCELVDFDLPVETDPGVTEWDGETYDESVTRAKRIYPHRNDTGGFFCAKLRVGGESEDSASDGGAADDGEVAA; this is encoded by the coding sequence ATGAATCCGCTCGACCGATACGAGTCGCTCGTCGACAACGTCGACGCGTTCCGGGCGGCGTGCGACCGTCCCCTCCCCTCGGTCGTGCGCACGAACGAGATCGCGGCGACGCCGGCCCGCGTCCGCGAGGCGTTCGACGAGGCGGGCGTCGCCTACGAGGCGGTCGACTGGCACGACGGGCTCTTCCGGCTCCCGGACGGGAACCCCGGCGGCAACTGGCCGTACGTCCACGGCTGGACGCACGGACAGGAGGAGGTGTCCGTGCTGCCCGGGCTCGCGCTCGACCCGCAGCAGGGCGAGCGCGTCTGGGACGCCTGCGCAGCGCCCGGCAGCAAGACCACACAGATCGCGGATGCGATGGCCGACGAGGGGACCGTCGTTGCCAACGACAACAACCTCGGTCGCCTCTCCGCGCTCCGCCACAACGCGGAGCGGCTCGGGATCACGAACGCGGTCGTCACCAATCAGGACGCCCGCAACTTCTCTATGAAGCCGCTGGCGTTCGACGAGTTCGACCGCGCCTTGGTCGACGCCCCCTGCTCGTGTGAGGGAACCTGCCGGAAGAACCCCGATGTCCTCGACGAGTGGACGCTCGACCACGTCCACGCGGTCGCGGGGATCCAGAAGGGCGTCTTGGCCCGCGCCGTTCAGGCGACCCGTCCGGGTGGGGTTGTCGTCTACTCCACGTGTACGTTCGCCCCGGAGGAGAACGAGGCCGTCCTCGACCACGTCCTCGCGGAGGAGGACTGCGAGCTCGTCGACTTCGACCTCCCGGTCGAGACGGACCCCGGCGTCACCGAGTGGGACGGCGAGACGTACGACGAGTCGGTGACGCGCGCGAAGCGCATCTACCCGCACCGCAACGACACGGGCGGGTTCTTCTGCGCGAAGTTGCGGGTCGGCGGCGAGAGCGAGGACAGCGCGAGCGACGGTGGGGCAGCCGACGACGGCGAGGTGGCCGCATGA
- a CDS encoding DUF790 family protein, producing MLRKDLLRVSRAGGGYQPQFTTREHRPLAARVLGTFESHVGERRGDLDDALEALEADAAARNGDFKLVRGLAALVERECEFETRAAVPPRRVRRAAFEAAAAVGVASEAERETAVDRAADALGVEPTVVDDALYADRDVNRVLVDADVRWDPDSLLEQYDLSLAQTALFDATEVRVRSNDPKRLVSAVKRLRLMYEVRKTPEGRELVVTGPDALFSRTRRYGTAFARLLRTVAESAEWSLSATVDDRGRERTMRLSDGDVTVPDVEPVAEPDFDSGVEADFAARFRGLDLDWALVREPEPLETGSSVMIPDFAFDYDHADFRLFFEVMGFWTPEYVEKKLGQLADVEDVDLLVAVDESLGVGEEIAARDHRVVTYSGTVRVKDVVDVLDEYEAEFVADAAAALPDALSPDADAISLDDLADERGVGVGAIEGVSFPDHERVGRTLVRPAVLEALTDEIEPGMSLSAAEAALDEYGIDDASAALSRLGFRVEWEGLGGGTVREKGE from the coding sequence GTGTTACGCAAGGATCTCCTGCGCGTCTCCCGGGCGGGCGGCGGCTACCAGCCCCAGTTCACGACCCGGGAACATCGCCCGCTCGCGGCGCGGGTCCTCGGGACCTTCGAGTCGCACGTCGGCGAGCGCCGCGGCGACCTCGACGACGCGCTGGAGGCGCTGGAGGCCGACGCCGCCGCCCGCAACGGCGACTTCAAGCTGGTCCGCGGGCTGGCGGCGCTCGTCGAGCGCGAGTGCGAGTTCGAGACGCGCGCGGCGGTCCCGCCGCGTCGCGTCCGGCGGGCCGCGTTCGAGGCCGCGGCGGCGGTCGGCGTCGCGAGCGAGGCGGAACGCGAGACCGCTGTCGACCGCGCCGCCGACGCGCTCGGCGTCGAACCGACGGTCGTCGACGACGCGCTGTACGCCGACCGCGACGTGAACCGGGTCCTCGTCGACGCCGACGTGCGCTGGGACCCGGACTCGCTGTTGGAGCAGTACGACCTCTCCTTAGCCCAGACCGCGCTGTTCGACGCGACCGAGGTCCGGGTGCGCTCGAACGACCCGAAGCGGCTCGTCTCGGCCGTGAAGCGCCTCCGACTGATGTACGAGGTACGGAAGACCCCCGAGGGGCGCGAACTGGTCGTCACCGGGCCGGACGCGCTGTTCTCGCGAACTCGACGCTACGGCACCGCGTTCGCCCGGCTGCTCAGGACGGTCGCCGAGTCGGCGGAGTGGTCGCTCTCGGCGACGGTCGACGATCGCGGCCGCGAGCGCACAATGCGCCTCTCCGACGGCGACGTGACCGTGCCCGACGTGGAGCCGGTCGCGGAGCCCGACTTCGACAGCGGGGTCGAGGCCGATTTCGCCGCCCGGTTTCGCGGGCTCGACCTCGACTGGGCGCTCGTCCGCGAGCCGGAGCCGCTCGAAACCGGTTCGAGCGTCATGATACCGGACTTCGCGTTCGACTACGACCACGCCGACTTCCGGCTGTTCTTCGAGGTGATGGGCTTCTGGACCCCCGAGTACGTCGAAAAGAAGCTGGGTCAGCTGGCCGACGTGGAAGACGTCGACCTGCTCGTCGCCGTCGACGAGAGCCTCGGCGTCGGAGAAGAAATCGCCGCGCGCGACCACCGCGTCGTCACCTACTCCGGGACGGTTCGCGTGAAGGACGTGGTCGACGTACTCGACGAGTACGAGGCCGAGTTCGTCGCCGACGCGGCCGCCGCCCTCCCGGACGCCCTCTCGCCCGACGCCGACGCGATCTCGTTGGACGACCTCGCCGACGAGCGTGGCGTCGGCGTCGGGGCGATCGAGGGAGTATCGTTCCCCGACCACGAACGAGTCGGTCGCACCCTCGTGCGGCCCGCGGTGTTGGAGGCGCTCACCGACGAGATCGAGCCGGGGATGTCGCTTTCGGCGGCCGAGGCGGCCCTCGACGAGTACGGGATCGACGACGCCAGCGCCGCGCTCTCGCGGCTCGGGTTCCGGGTCGAGTGGGAGGGACTCGGGGGCGGGACGGTGCGGGAGAAGGGGGAGTAG
- the thiC gene encoding phosphomethylpyrimidine synthase ThiC, with amino-acid sequence MNATQIELARDGEVTPAMERVAVRENREPEFVRQRVAEGRAVIPNNHGHDSLDPMVIGDDFSTKVNANIGNSESTSDLDAELRKLHAAVHYGADTVMDLSTGDRLDETREANVAYSPVPVGTVPIYEAVKRAESPGDITRELLLDVIEKQAEQGVDYMTIHAGVLLEHLPLTDGRKTGIVSRGGSILAQWIEENGAQNPLYAKFEEICEIFADHDVTVSLGDGLRPGCLADASDEAQFAELETLGELTRVARDHGVQVMVEGPGHVPMDEIADNVDRQREVCDGAPFYVLGPLVTDIAPGYDHITSAIGATEAARAGAAMLCYVTPKEHLGLPDAEDVRDGLAAYRIAAHAADVADDRPGARDWDDALSEARYEFDWARQFDLALDPERARDYHDQTLPGDNYKEARFCSMCGAEFCSMRIDQDARDVDGEMSDISGETDLDASAAAAVNVPPVGVHDTDRVPDEIEIGGVTFTPDTGRADD; translated from the coding sequence ATGAACGCGACACAGATCGAACTGGCCCGAGACGGAGAGGTCACGCCGGCGATGGAGCGCGTCGCAGTGCGCGAGAACCGCGAACCGGAGTTCGTCCGACAACGGGTCGCGGAGGGGCGAGCGGTGATCCCGAACAACCACGGTCACGACTCGCTCGATCCGATGGTCATCGGCGACGACTTCTCGACGAAGGTCAACGCCAACATCGGCAACAGCGAGTCGACGAGCGACCTCGACGCGGAGCTGCGGAAGCTCCACGCCGCCGTCCACTACGGGGCCGACACCGTCATGGACCTCTCGACGGGCGATCGGTTGGACGAGACCCGCGAGGCGAACGTCGCGTATTCGCCGGTCCCGGTCGGAACGGTCCCGATATACGAGGCGGTGAAACGGGCGGAAAGTCCGGGCGACATCACTCGCGAGCTACTGCTCGACGTGATCGAGAAGCAGGCCGAACAGGGCGTCGATTACATGACGATTCACGCGGGCGTGTTGCTGGAACACCTCCCGCTGACCGACGGTCGAAAGACCGGGATCGTCTCGCGGGGCGGATCGATCCTCGCCCAGTGGATCGAGGAGAACGGGGCGCAAAATCCCCTGTACGCGAAGTTCGAGGAGATCTGTGAGATTTTCGCGGACCACGACGTGACGGTCTCGCTGGGGGACGGCCTCCGTCCCGGATGTCTGGCCGACGCGAGCGACGAGGCGCAGTTCGCCGAGCTCGAAACCCTCGGCGAACTCACTCGGGTCGCACGGGACCACGGCGTCCAGGTGATGGTGGAGGGTCCGGGCCACGTCCCGATGGACGAGATCGCCGACAACGTCGACCGGCAACGGGAGGTGTGCGACGGTGCGCCCTTCTACGTCCTCGGACCCCTCGTGACCGATATCGCCCCCGGCTACGACCACATCACGAGCGCGATCGGCGCGACCGAGGCGGCGCGTGCGGGCGCGGCGATGCTGTGTTACGTCACGCCGAAAGAGCACCTCGGTCTCCCCGACGCGGAGGACGTGCGAGACGGGCTCGCGGCGTATCGGATCGCAGCTCACGCCGCCGATGTCGCCGACGACCGCCCGGGTGCGCGCGACTGGGACGACGCCCTCTCCGAGGCGCGCTACGAGTTCGACTGGGCCCGGCAGTTCGATCTCGCGCTCGACCCAGAGCGCGCACGGGACTACCACGATCAGACGCTTCCCGGAGACAACTACAAGGAAGCCCGGTTCTGCTCGATGTGCGGCGCGGAGTTCTGCTCGATGCGCATCGACCAAGACGCGCGGGACGTGGACGGGGAGATGTCCGACATCAGCGGCGAGACCGACCTCGACGCGTCCGCCGCCGCGGCGGTGAACGTTCCCCCGGTCGGTGTCCACGATACCGACCGGGTCCCGGACGAGATCGAGATCGGAGGGGTCACGTTCACGCCGGACACGGGACGAGCGGACGATTGA